A part of Osmerus mordax isolate fOsmMor3 chromosome 10, fOsmMor3.pri, whole genome shotgun sequence genomic DNA contains:
- the desi1b gene encoding desumoylating isopeptidase 1b isoform X2, protein MGYGEDLCYETTIGENGTFVDMKKCSYRHTAIVVHGEEYFYGGEGIANCLPGRTELGEPNSVVDLGNTEVTKEIFMEYLSSLGESTYRSDKYHLLEHNCNTFTNEVAQFLTGSQIPAHITNLPSEILSTPFGQVLRPLLESISISPPGGSTFNGHYGQR, encoded by the exons ATGGGATATGGTGAGGATTTATGTTATGAAACAACAATTGGGGAAAATGGCACGTTTGTTGACATGAAGAAATGTAGCTACAg GCACACAGCTATTGTGGTCCACGGGGAGGAGTACTTCTATGGTGGAGAGGGTATCGCTAACTGCCTGCCT GGTAGGACTGAACTAGGAGAACCCAACTCTGTAGTGGATTTGGGGAACACAGAGGTGACTAAGGAGATTTTTATGGAGTACCTGTCTTCGCTGGGAGAATCCACATACAG AAGTGACAAGTACCACCTGTTGGAGCACAACTGCAACACGTTTACTAATGAAGTGGCCCAGTTCCTGACTGGCAGCCAGATCCCTGCTCACATCACCAACCTGCCATCTGAAATCCTGTCCAC CCCATTTGGCCAGGTTCTGCGCCCCCTCCTGGAGTCCATCAGCATcagtccaccagggggcagcactTTCAACGGCCACTATGGCcagagatag